Genomic segment of Pseudomonadota bacterium:
GTTCGTGCGCATCAATGGCGAGACGCATTACCTGTGGCGGGCAGTTGATCACGAAGGCGAGGTACTCGAGGTATTTGCGACAAAGCGCCGGGATCGCAGGGCTGCGATGAAGTTCCTGAAGCGGACGATGAAGCGTTACGGCCGGCCGCGATCCATCGTAACCGACCGGCTTCGCTCCTACCGGGCCGCGATGAAGGTAATCGGTAATGCCGCCGATCAGGAGTGCGGTCAGTGGCTCAACAACCGGGCCGAAAACTCACACCAGCCGTTTCGAAGAAGAGAAGGTGCAATGGCGAGATTCAGAGATATCAAGACCCTGCAGAAGTTCGCCTCCGTCCATGCCTCGATACACAACCACTTCAACCTGGAACGTCACCTCAATCGCCGCGACATTTTCAAACAAAACCGATCGATCGCCCTGGCCGAATGGCGCAAACTCGCCGCGTGAGTGGTCTGCAGATTCTGATCAGCCAGATCATGCCTAGTTAGTCTGACAAAGCCCGGCGTGCTGTTCCTGGGTCGCAGCTTTGAGCGCTCCGGCGAGGGCCGGGCGGTTGGGAACCGTGACATATGCCATGGCGGGAATATACATCGTGCAGTGGGGAAATTGAACAGCCGAAAGTGGCCAGCATTGTGACACAGGAACCCCTTCCCGTACTATGAAACAGCGATCAGGCGGAACCTAAGCAGGGGGAGCGGTAAAGGTTATGAGCAAGACAGCAAAAACGCGGACGGAAAGCGATTCGATCGGCAAGATCGACGTGCCGGCGGCGAGTTATTGGGGTGCGCAGACCCAGCGCAGCTTGCAAAATTTCAAGATCGGTGGCGAGCGAATGCCCGATCCGCTGGTGCGCGGCTTGGGTATCGTCAAGCTTGCCGCAGCGCGGGTAAATGCGCGCCAGGGCGATCTTCCCAAGGGCATCTCCAAGGCGTTGCAGCAGGCCGCGCGCGAAGTGGCGGAGGGCGCCCTCAACGATCATTTCCCGCTCGTCGTCTGGCAGACCGGCTCGGGTACCCAGTCCAACATGAATGCCAATGAGGTCATCGCCAACCGCGCCGCCGAAATTCTGAAGAAGCCGATGGGGCAAAAAGCCCCGGTGCATCCCAACGATCATGTCAATTGCGGACAATCCTCAAACGATACCTTTCCCACCGCCATGCATATTGCCGCCGTTGAACAGGTCTGCGGTGAGCTGCTGCCGTCGCTGGCCGCGTTGCAGGCGGGCCTGCAGAGCAAAGCAAAGGCGTTTAATAAAATCGTCAAAATCGGCCGCACGCATTTGCAGGACGCCACGCCGCTTACCCTGGGGCAGGAATTTTCCGGCTACGCGACACAGGTGAAATACGGTCTGGCGCGGGTCAAAACGGCGCTGCCGCGGCTCTTCCAACTCGCCCAAGGTGGCACGGCGGTGGGCACCGGTCTCAATACCAAGGTAGGTTTTGACAAAGTCTTTGCGGCCGAAGTGGCCAAGCTGACCGGCCTGCCGTTCAAAACGGCAGAGAATAAATTCGAGGCCCTCGCCGCGCATGACGCCCTGGTGGAGATGTCGGGCGCGCTCAATACTATCGCCGCCAGCCTGATGAAGATCGCCAACGACATCCGCTTGCTCGGCTCCGGTCCGCGCTGCGGCATCGGCGAATTGTCGCTGCCGGCCAACGAGCCCGGCTCATCGATCATGCCGGGCAAGGTCAACCCGACACAATCCGAGGCGCTGACCATGGTGTGCACGCAGGTAATGGGTAATCACACCACGATTACAATCGCCGGTTCGAATGGCCATTTCGAGCTCAACGTGTTCAAGCCGGTGATGATTTACAATCTGCTGCAATCGATCCGCTTGCTGGCCGACGGCGCGCGTAGCTTCAACGACAATTGCGTGCGCGGCATCGAGGCCAACCATGCCCGCATCGAGCAGTTGCTGCATGAATCGCTGATGCTGGTGACTGCGCTGAACCCCTATATTGGCTACGATAACGCTGCCAAGGCGGCGAAAAAGGCGC
This window contains:
- a CDS encoding IS6 family transposase, with product ETVRFWWNRFGPMFAAEIRKRRVQRRSFSRWRWHLDEVFVRINGETHYLWRAVDHEGEVLEVFATKRRDRRAAMKFLKRTMKRYGRPRSIVTDRLRSYRAAMKVIGNAADQECGQWLNNRAENSHQPFRRREGAMARFRDIKTLQKFASVHASIHNHFNLERHLNRRDIFKQNRSIALAEWRKLAA
- the fumC gene encoding class II fumarate hydratase; amino-acid sequence: MSKTAKTRTESDSIGKIDVPAASYWGAQTQRSLQNFKIGGERMPDPLVRGLGIVKLAAARVNARQGDLPKGISKALQQAAREVAEGALNDHFPLVVWQTGSGTQSNMNANEVIANRAAEILKKPMGQKAPVHPNDHVNCGQSSNDTFPTAMHIAAVEQVCGELLPSLAALQAGLQSKAKAFNKIVKIGRTHLQDATPLTLGQEFSGYATQVKYGLARVKTALPRLFQLAQGGTAVGTGLNTKVGFDKVFAAEVAKLTGLPFKTAENKFEALAAHDALVEMSGALNTIAASLMKIANDIRLLGSGPRCGIGELSLPANEPGSSIMPGKVNPTQSEALTMVCTQVMGNHTTITIAGSNGHFELNVFKPVMIYNLLQSIRLLADGARSFNDNCVRGIEANHARIEQLLHESLMLVTALNPYIGYDNAAKAAKKAHTDGTTLKEASLALGLLSAAEFDKWVDPLKMVGPSK